One genomic window of Ziziphus jujuba cultivar Dongzao chromosome 4, ASM3175591v1 includes the following:
- the LOC132799370 gene encoding persulfide dioxygenase ETHE1 homolog, mitochondrial-like isoform X1 yields the protein MLAMNLIRCCLSLARRSPSHFLNLSSSQTLASSSSSRSKLITFQTMVSRAYTTRSHPSGKLLFRQLFEKDSSTYTYLLADVSHPDKPALLIDPVDKTAERDLSLVKELGLKLIYAMNTHVHADHITGTGLIKTKVPAVKSVISEASKSKADLLIQAGDKIYFGDLFLEVRSTPGHTLGCVTYVTGDGPDQPQPRMAFTGDALLIRGCGRTDFQGGSSHELYKSVHSQIFTLPKDTLIYPAHDYKGFTVSTVGEEMLYNPRLTRDEETFRNIMENLSLPYPKMIDLAVPANMVCGLQDLSAKPVEAISN from the exons AATCTCATCCGCTGCTGCTTATCTCTTGCTCGGAGATCTCCTTCCCATTTCCTGAATCTCTCCTCCTCGCAAACCCTAGCCTCTTCGTCATCATCTCGCTCTAAGTTGATCACCTTCCAAACCATGGTCTCGCGCGCTTACACGACGCGGTCTCATCCTTCCGGGAAGCTACTCTTCCGTCAGCTCTTCGAGAAGGATTCCTCCACCTATACTTACTTGCTCGCCGATGTCTCTCATCCCGATAAACCTGCTCTG TTGATTGACCCAGTTGACAAGACAGCGGAGAGAGACCTTTCCCTTGTTAAAGAGTTGGGACTCAAGTTAATTTATGCTATGAACACGCATGTCCATGCTGACCATATAACTGGCACTGGCCTCATAAAG ACCAAGGTTCCAGCTGTGAAATCTGTCATTTCTGAAGCAAGCAAATCAAAAGCGGACCTCCTGATTCAAGCTGGTGATAAGATATATTTCGGTGACCTGTTTTTGGAG GTTCGATCTACTCCAGGCCATACTTTAGGCTGTGTTACATATGTTACAGGGGATGGCCCTGATCAGCCCCAACCAAGGATGGCCTTTACTGGGGATGCCTTACTAATACGTGGTTGTGGAAGAACTGATTTTCAG GGTGGGAGTTCACATGAACTGTACAAGTCAGTGCATTCGCAG ATCTTTACATTGCCCAAGGATACACTAATCTACCCTGCTCATGATTACAAGGGATTCACC GTTAGCACTGTGGGCGAGGAGATGCTCTATAATCCTCGGCTCACAAGAGATGAG GAAACATTTAGAAATATCATGGAAA ATCTGAGCCTTCCTTATCCAAAGATGATTGATCTAGCTGTCCCTGCCAATATGGTCTGTGGGTTGCAGGATTTATCAGCAAAGCCTGTTGAGGCTATCTCAAATTGA
- the LOC132799370 gene encoding persulfide dioxygenase ETHE1 homolog, mitochondrial-like isoform X3, whose product MLAMNLIRCCLSLARRSPSHFLNLSSSQTLASSSSSRSKLITFQTMVSRAYTTRSHPSGKLLFRQLFEKDSSTYTYLLADVSHPDKPALLIDPVDKTAERDLSLVKELGLKLIYAMNTHVHADHITGTGLIKVRSTPGHTLGCVTYVTGDGPDQPQPRMAFTGDALLIRGCGRTDFQGGSSHELYKSVHSQIFTLPKDTLIYPAHDYKGFTVSTVGEEMLYNPRLTRDEETFRNIMENLSLPYPKMIDLAVPANMVCGLQDLSAKPVEAISN is encoded by the exons AATCTCATCCGCTGCTGCTTATCTCTTGCTCGGAGATCTCCTTCCCATTTCCTGAATCTCTCCTCCTCGCAAACCCTAGCCTCTTCGTCATCATCTCGCTCTAAGTTGATCACCTTCCAAACCATGGTCTCGCGCGCTTACACGACGCGGTCTCATCCTTCCGGGAAGCTACTCTTCCGTCAGCTCTTCGAGAAGGATTCCTCCACCTATACTTACTTGCTCGCCGATGTCTCTCATCCCGATAAACCTGCTCTG TTGATTGACCCAGTTGACAAGACAGCGGAGAGAGACCTTTCCCTTGTTAAAGAGTTGGGACTCAAGTTAATTTATGCTATGAACACGCATGTCCATGCTGACCATATAACTGGCACTGGCCTCATAAAG GTTCGATCTACTCCAGGCCATACTTTAGGCTGTGTTACATATGTTACAGGGGATGGCCCTGATCAGCCCCAACCAAGGATGGCCTTTACTGGGGATGCCTTACTAATACGTGGTTGTGGAAGAACTGATTTTCAG GGTGGGAGTTCACATGAACTGTACAAGTCAGTGCATTCGCAG ATCTTTACATTGCCCAAGGATACACTAATCTACCCTGCTCATGATTACAAGGGATTCACC GTTAGCACTGTGGGCGAGGAGATGCTCTATAATCCTCGGCTCACAAGAGATGAG GAAACATTTAGAAATATCATGGAAA ATCTGAGCCTTCCTTATCCAAAGATGATTGATCTAGCTGTCCCTGCCAATATGGTCTGTGGGTTGCAGGATTTATCAGCAAAGCCTGTTGAGGCTATCTCAAATTGA
- the LOC132799370 gene encoding persulfide dioxygenase ETHE1 homolog, mitochondrial-like isoform X2 codes for MLAMNLIRCCLSLARRSPSHFLNLSSSQTLASSSSSRSKLITFQTMVSRAYTTRSHPSGKLLFRQLFEKDSSTYTYLLADVSHPDKPALLIDPVDKTAERDLSLVKELGLKLIYAMNTHVHADHITGTGLIKTKVPAVKSVISEASKSKADLLIQAGDKIYFGDLFLEVRSTPGHTLGCVTYVTGDGPDQPQPRMAFTGDALLIRGCGRTDFQIFTLPKDTLIYPAHDYKGFTVSTVGEEMLYNPRLTRDEETFRNIMENLSLPYPKMIDLAVPANMVCGLQDLSAKPVEAISN; via the exons AATCTCATCCGCTGCTGCTTATCTCTTGCTCGGAGATCTCCTTCCCATTTCCTGAATCTCTCCTCCTCGCAAACCCTAGCCTCTTCGTCATCATCTCGCTCTAAGTTGATCACCTTCCAAACCATGGTCTCGCGCGCTTACACGACGCGGTCTCATCCTTCCGGGAAGCTACTCTTCCGTCAGCTCTTCGAGAAGGATTCCTCCACCTATACTTACTTGCTCGCCGATGTCTCTCATCCCGATAAACCTGCTCTG TTGATTGACCCAGTTGACAAGACAGCGGAGAGAGACCTTTCCCTTGTTAAAGAGTTGGGACTCAAGTTAATTTATGCTATGAACACGCATGTCCATGCTGACCATATAACTGGCACTGGCCTCATAAAG ACCAAGGTTCCAGCTGTGAAATCTGTCATTTCTGAAGCAAGCAAATCAAAAGCGGACCTCCTGATTCAAGCTGGTGATAAGATATATTTCGGTGACCTGTTTTTGGAG GTTCGATCTACTCCAGGCCATACTTTAGGCTGTGTTACATATGTTACAGGGGATGGCCCTGATCAGCCCCAACCAAGGATGGCCTTTACTGGGGATGCCTTACTAATACGTGGTTGTGGAAGAACTGATTTTCAG ATCTTTACATTGCCCAAGGATACACTAATCTACCCTGCTCATGATTACAAGGGATTCACC GTTAGCACTGTGGGCGAGGAGATGCTCTATAATCCTCGGCTCACAAGAGATGAG GAAACATTTAGAAATATCATGGAAA ATCTGAGCCTTCCTTATCCAAAGATGATTGATCTAGCTGTCCCTGCCAATATGGTCTGTGGGTTGCAGGATTTATCAGCAAAGCCTGTTGAGGCTATCTCAAATTGA